Proteins from a genomic interval of Pelagibaculum spongiae:
- a CDS encoding cytochrome-c peroxidase, with product MNQYKTSLALLMATGLIACVQTADQVAPVAQNVQVPAATIAQAPAVEPVTITVAAESYSVPPLAALGPVPIPADNPQSPEKIELGKKLFFDGRLGGDTSTPCVACHLPSLGWDFPQDISLGYPGTIHWRNSTTVVNTGYYNKLFWDGSSRSLEAEAKSAGKGAVAGNGEDDIMEARLALIPEYVQGFNAAFGDTWPKINNAWRALAAFQRTLVQRDAPIDQYFLGDSNALSVAQLRGKELFEGKANCLACHNGAFATDQQYYNIGVPPVKRWEDDSLAQITFRYELYAKGSTEKMYRHTKADPGAYFTGKIKSMKGKFRTATLRYTKFTPPYMHNGSLATLADVVDFYDRGGVAADGRTTDFPESKSKLIQPLGLTEQEKADLLAFLDAFTGEKLDMAYPDLPPYEPLFTDQEVLEATK from the coding sequence ATGAACCAGTACAAAACATCTCTGGCGTTGCTGATGGCTACTGGCCTGATCGCTTGTGTCCAAACTGCAGATCAGGTCGCGCCAGTTGCACAAAACGTTCAAGTGCCCGCCGCAACAATTGCGCAAGCACCTGCGGTAGAGCCAGTAACAATTACAGTCGCAGCAGAAAGCTATTCGGTTCCACCGCTAGCTGCATTGGGACCCGTTCCCATTCCAGCTGACAACCCGCAATCACCTGAAAAGATTGAGCTAGGTAAAAAGCTGTTCTTTGATGGCCGTTTAGGTGGCGATACATCGACTCCGTGCGTTGCATGTCACTTGCCAAGTCTTGGTTGGGATTTTCCACAGGACATTTCATTAGGCTACCCAGGTACTATTCACTGGAGAAACTCTACAACTGTTGTTAACACAGGTTATTACAACAAGCTGTTTTGGGATGGATCTTCTCGTAGCCTCGAAGCCGAAGCAAAATCAGCAGGTAAAGGTGCCGTTGCTGGTAATGGTGAAGACGACATCATGGAAGCACGATTAGCATTGATTCCAGAATATGTTCAGGGATTCAATGCCGCTTTCGGAGACACTTGGCCAAAAATTAATAACGCTTGGCGAGCACTTGCTGCATTTCAGCGAACGCTGGTTCAACGCGATGCGCCAATCGATCAGTATTTCCTTGGTGATAGTAATGCGCTGAGTGTGGCTCAACTGCGTGGCAAAGAACTGTTTGAAGGTAAGGCGAATTGTCTTGCTTGTCATAATGGTGCATTTGCAACCGATCAGCAGTATTACAACATCGGTGTTCCACCAGTGAAGCGTTGGGAAGATGATTCCTTGGCGCAAATCACTTTCCGTTACGAGCTTTATGCCAAAGGCTCCACCGAGAAAATGTATCGCCATACCAAGGCAGATCCAGGTGCTTATTTCACCGGCAAGATCAAGTCTATGAAGGGTAAGTTCCGTACTGCGACTCTGCGCTATACCAAGTTCACTCCGCCTTATATGCACAATGGTTCATTGGCTACTTTAGCCGATGTGGTGGATTTTTATGATCGGGGTGGCGTCGCTGCTGATGGCAGAACGACCGACTTCCCAGAAAGTAAATCTAAATTGATTCAACCGTTAGGTTTAACCGAACAAGAGAAAGCCGATTTATTGGCATTCCTTGATGCCTTCACCGGTGAAAAACTGGATATGGCCTATCCAGACCTTCCACCTTACGAGCCATTGTTTACTGATCAGGAAGTGCTGGAGGCGACCAAATGA
- a CDS encoding cytochrome-c peroxidase — MGTLPFYRLIPLAGVMALGLCQTSQAADNFGPLPDLKINQAKAELGKRLFFDARLSGNTALSCASCHNPEYGYSTNTELSPGYPGNGHFRNSPTLINTAYKKVWFHDGRLGTNLNDVTREMITEDYIMNMDMRLMQERIKQDPIYVAMFKKAGYGEPSNGSVRKAIPEYLKTLTSKNAPFDKGQMSASAKRGFEIFKGKAGCASCHSGPTFSDNKPHNTGVAENLDIFRDPMNHQAFIAFNMFMGNENYMNLKRDVGAHVQSHKADGSDMGKFMTPTLRELNYTAPYMHNGTIGSLEEVVAFYNRAGGADSNKSAKMRPLFLNDKEQKDLVSFLKSLSGDPLTSAKYVWKRDDYDYKLIANWRESRN, encoded by the coding sequence ATGGGTACCCTACCTTTCTACCGACTGATTCCGTTAGCTGGCGTTATGGCACTGGGTCTGTGTCAAACGTCGCAAGCTGCGGATAATTTCGGTCCACTGCCTGATTTGAAAATCAATCAAGCAAAAGCTGAACTAGGCAAGCGACTATTTTTCGATGCGCGCTTATCTGGAAACACTGCACTTTCTTGTGCCAGTTGCCACAACCCTGAATATGGCTATTCAACCAATACAGAATTGTCTCCTGGTTATCCGGGTAACGGACATTTCCGTAACAGCCCAACGCTGATTAACACCGCCTATAAAAAGGTTTGGTTCCATGACGGGCGATTGGGTACCAATCTCAATGATGTGACTCGGGAAATGATCACCGAAGATTACATTATGAACATGGATATGCGTCTGATGCAGGAGCGCATCAAACAAGACCCAATCTATGTCGCTATGTTTAAAAAAGCCGGTTATGGCGAGCCATCGAATGGTTCAGTTCGTAAAGCGATACCGGAATACCTGAAGACGCTGACTTCTAAAAATGCACCTTTCGACAAGGGACAAATGTCAGCTTCTGCCAAACGTGGTTTTGAAATCTTCAAAGGTAAAGCAGGGTGTGCATCATGCCACTCAGGCCCAACCTTCTCCGATAACAAACCGCATAACACCGGTGTTGCTGAGAATCTAGATATCTTCCGTGACCCTATGAACCATCAGGCCTTCATCGCTTTCAATATGTTCATGGGTAATGAAAATTACATGAATTTGAAACGTGATGTGGGTGCTCACGTACAGAGCCATAAGGCTGACGGCAGTGACATGGGTAAGTTCATGACACCGACCTTGCGTGAACTGAACTACACCGCACCTTACATGCACAACGGTACCATTGGTTCTCTGGAAGAAGTGGTTGCTTTCTATAACCGCGCCGGTGGAGCTGATTCGAATAAGTCTGCCAAGATGCGTCCTTTGTTTTTGAATGATAAAGAACAAAAAGACCTGGTGAGCTTCCTTAAATCTCTGTCGGGTGATCCGCTAACCAGCGCTAAGTATGTCTGGAAGCGCGATGACTATGACTACAAGCTAATCGCCAACTGGCGTGAAAGCCGGAATTAA
- a CDS encoding HEAT repeat domain-containing protein, whose amino-acid sequence MSNSSAAVTVSEQMQQQWLALCSSDDVTDRLAAIRALSSKMFGQLTPEIAEALIQRLGDEDEQITLEALQILQSHAQSGKGPLQTEWLVRCAHEHPLPRIRLEAIRGLAGNAAEEALACLQDIACNRPDIEQDEDWDDWWDMQLAAIKALGETGAKAAADTLQQLWRSEEGHSIEAEIFAALAHIQPAGTDLLAGIALKEMPTVRRRALNALAVSNDQLASTVLEKALSDKEPQVRVAAIEGLAQLSDSLRPKNALAMILQLLEDANSDVRAAALKAAAALSPGQQLALDSRKMLHLLSQPDDACAATIQLLSASSQPLSGDVKQRILSLLAQNPMTLSQSLGQFLQAQKNAEPEQQAIWYKALQQQLQHYKAPAFCLRPLIVAWGDLSDNCQQDIQSVSKLLTSSDPAIRQIVIEELINISQKPVVLDPQQPDSTDNLALALLDRCLSGEAFASASEQDAAQAEQIAQADLPEIIELKESTGDIPVQMLETPDTDPKPKKIPTVEEMMASMPDYTESLVEEAGAESTLNSINMSAQEAILREHEPELSQDDRLRRMLDHLDEELEPYRDVVEGHLQAADKVLSSPHRVAPMPGGDNQALAIRALPGLPLEQALQKIAQQLTASRPQAKEALVALYRLLNAQDQLPVLADDTLSALDVIIESADPDLRQLSLRVIGLVAPEHPRILLSLEDPDSLVILEALHLIQANSQLKTAANSELIKPLLRHKEMGVQQLALQVLAACDPQAIEAVLAASMESHGEMLMAGRKAIALLDSSLVMQWLDRALTLSEKPNQRLLVAELMAAVNYG is encoded by the coding sequence ATGAGCAATTCTTCAGCAGCGGTCACCGTTTCCGAGCAGATGCAACAGCAATGGTTGGCTTTATGCTCCAGCGACGATGTCACTGATCGATTGGCGGCAATTAGAGCCCTATCCAGCAAAATGTTTGGTCAACTGACACCAGAAATAGCCGAAGCATTAATTCAACGGTTGGGGGATGAAGACGAGCAAATCACTCTAGAAGCGCTGCAAATTCTGCAAAGCCATGCTCAATCAGGAAAAGGGCCGTTACAAACTGAATGGCTAGTGCGTTGTGCTCACGAGCACCCACTGCCAAGAATTCGTCTAGAAGCCATTCGTGGTCTGGCGGGTAATGCTGCTGAAGAAGCGTTGGCCTGCCTGCAAGATATCGCCTGCAATCGTCCTGATATTGAACAAGACGAAGATTGGGATGATTGGTGGGACATGCAATTGGCGGCGATTAAAGCATTGGGAGAAACCGGTGCCAAAGCCGCTGCAGATACATTACAGCAGTTATGGCGTAGCGAAGAGGGCCATTCGATTGAAGCAGAAATTTTTGCAGCACTGGCCCACATTCAGCCAGCTGGCACGGACTTGTTAGCTGGCATTGCACTAAAAGAAATGCCAACAGTTAGACGCCGTGCTCTTAATGCATTAGCGGTGAGTAATGATCAATTAGCTAGCACCGTTTTAGAAAAAGCACTTTCAGATAAAGAGCCGCAAGTACGCGTTGCTGCCATTGAAGGTTTGGCACAATTAAGCGATAGCTTGCGACCGAAAAATGCTTTGGCGATGATTCTGCAATTACTGGAAGATGCCAATAGCGATGTTCGTGCTGCGGCACTAAAAGCCGCCGCCGCATTATCTCCCGGACAACAACTGGCATTAGATTCCAGAAAAATGCTGCATTTGTTAAGCCAACCAGATGACGCTTGTGCCGCCACGATTCAATTATTATCGGCTTCTAGCCAACCATTAAGTGGCGATGTAAAACAGCGAATTCTCAGCCTATTGGCACAAAACCCAATGACCTTGAGCCAATCTTTAGGTCAATTTCTGCAAGCACAGAAAAATGCCGAGCCTGAGCAACAAGCAATCTGGTATAAAGCGCTGCAACAACAATTGCAGCATTACAAAGCCCCCGCCTTTTGCTTGCGGCCGTTGATTGTTGCTTGGGGTGATTTATCAGATAACTGCCAACAAGACATTCAATCGGTTTCGAAATTGTTAACTAGCTCCGATCCGGCAATTCGTCAGATTGTGATTGAAGAGCTGATCAATATTTCGCAAAAACCAGTGGTGCTCGATCCCCAGCAACCTGATTCCACCGACAACCTGGCGCTGGCGTTGTTAGATCGCTGCTTATCTGGCGAAGCTTTTGCTAGCGCCAGCGAGCAAGACGCCGCACAAGCCGAGCAAATTGCACAAGCTGACCTGCCAGAAATTATCGAGCTCAAAGAGTCCACCGGTGATATTCCCGTGCAAATGCTGGAAACCCCAGACACCGATCCCAAGCCAAAGAAAATTCCAACCGTTGAAGAAATGATGGCAAGCATGCCAGATTACACCGAATCATTGGTGGAAGAAGCGGGTGCTGAATCAACCCTTAATTCAATCAACATGTCGGCACAAGAAGCCATCTTGCGTGAGCACGAACCAGAATTATCACAAGATGATCGGTTGCGCAGAATGCTCGATCACCTCGATGAAGAGCTAGAGCCATATCGCGATGTAGTTGAAGGTCATTTGCAGGCGGCAGATAAAGTACTTTCTAGCCCACACCGCGTGGCACCGATGCCAGGTGGCGATAACCAGGCTTTGGCAATTCGTGCATTACCCGGCTTGCCGCTAGAACAAGCACTGCAAAAAATCGCTCAGCAATTAACCGCATCTCGCCCCCAAGCAAAAGAAGCTTTGGTCGCATTGTATCGTTTGCTAAATGCTCAAGATCAATTGCCCGTGCTGGCTGACGATACTTTATCGGCACTCGATGTAATTATTGAATCTGCTGATCCCGATCTGCGCCAGTTAAGTTTGCGAGTGATTGGATTGGTTGCACCGGAACATCCTCGTATTTTGCTCAGCTTGGAAGATCCTGACTCACTGGTGATTTTAGAAGCGCTGCATTTGATTCAAGCTAACAGCCAATTAAAAACTGCCGCCAATTCTGAGCTGATAAAACCGCTACTGCGCCATAAAGAAATGGGCGTTCAACAATTAGCATTGCAAGTGTTGGCCGCCTGTGACCCGCAAGCTATCGAAGCAGTATTGGCTGCATCAATGGAATCGCATGGTGAAATGTTAATGGCTGGGCGAAAAGCAATTGCACTTTTAGACAGCAGCTTGGTTATGCAATGGCTGGATCGCGCTTTGACGTTATCAGAAAAACCAAACCAACGTTTGTTAGTGGCTGAACTGATGGCCGCAGTTAATTACGGTTAA